Proteins encoded together in one Jaculus jaculus isolate mJacJac1 chromosome 7, mJacJac1.mat.Y.cur, whole genome shotgun sequence window:
- the Cep170b gene encoding centrosomal protein of 170 kDa protein B has protein sequence MSVTSWFLVSSSGTRHRLPRELIFVGRDECELMLQSRSVDKQHAVINYDQDRDEHWVKDLGSLNGTFVNDVRIPDQKYVTLKLNDVIRFGYDSNMYVLERVQHRVPEEALKHEKYTSQLQMSVKGSLPKMGEVLPEHTPYCESSHPRPEKGDRRPGAEAVAYRTPLYGQPSWWGEDDSVAAPEDRRQEEPYPECPKELVQQGGELDGCRAPVDPPVHSFRREPSYFEIPTKETPQLPRPHEVSEQEVPTKDQEADGGRPAPVVQSHASFTIEFDDCSPGKVKIKDHITKFSLRQRRPPGKEATPVEMVSAETKVADWLVQNDPSLLRRTGPGDDRHSTKSDLPIHTRTLKGHKHEDGTQSDSEDPLAKAASAAGTPTEASGEQVRLQRQIKRDPQELLHNQQAFVIEFFDEDTPRKKRSQSFTHTPLGDPKVDKRRGPGAADRERPGAPARVAGSISGPQRASSLKREKTEERLGSTSPAPRATARPFGSVGRRSRLAQDFMAQCLRDSSPATRPAPEKVPPILPTPLTPREASPVTPSTTPPPPMDPQLTKTRRQEEDDSVSDAGTYTIETEAQDREVEEARKMIDQVFGVFESPELSRVSSATFRPVIRGDKDESSDGDVAQRMALLQEFASRPAGMAPQMEQQGLLVPGSPGAQKWVSRWASLADSYSDPGLIEDSPGRRPGEPEGPLPVRTRRLLPQLPSGRADSPAGPEAARRSGPGPPELSSEQANHLISQEDLDPDSLSDASGSDGGRGAEPSTERQEELAWARGRRSPRAPGEPVSTTFFISNQNGEATFSRKPFVTSGEMVGPGQVTQASPPARDGLYVSSSGRMVIQLHSGRSPDPEPAPPKETLASGQSPESDLAPPKEALSFIRQESFTKEPTSGSPVPGKLPHISSHPLLQDLATARASRMDFHTQDTHLILKETETALAALEARLFSKSADEECDGGNTPRPPEDSLSGDSDVDTASTISLLSGKNGPSPTTPQASGPQKDSLLSPPAATDPGGVTLNSTRERLSEKQQRVPGPADLSRGEPTRRLGVRRGHGPQGSLDWPDEERVTPLAHPPSSNHLTSEVTGANRPGPRRKPAAPPPSPAAREEQSRSSTPAQKVQQALTRSNSLSTPRPTRASRLRRARLGDASDTEALDGERGAPANSEPASRPAAEQAKKLTRLDILAMPRKRAGSFTGPSDSEAVPARTGFSGRSAELSCTSRKPTMAEARAAARKAAASAATMGPRQPFSRARPGSARYSSNTRRRQQGSDYTSTSEEEYGSHHGSPKHTRSHASTATQTPRAGSSGRARSRIPGPRDTDDDEEEPDPYGFIVQTAEIAEIARLSQTLVKDVAILAREIHDVAGDGDSLGSPGPTRSPSLGNVPSTPASTISAREELVQRIPEASLNFQKVPPGSMNSRDLDQNMNDSREDALANKTRPRNREEVIFDNLMLNPVSQLSHAIRENTEHLAEKMKILFQNTGRAWEDLEARINTENEVPILKTSNKEISSILKELRRVQKQLEVINAIVDPSMNLDLLMGNRPPVGPTQPGLGKGRPAVQSPSLPASDTVLPALPLRSFPQRANCGSPGLPEPTFLPDAERFLI, from the exons ATGAGCGTCACATCATGGTTCCTAGTGAGCAGCAGCGGCACCCGCCACCGGCTTCCCCGTGAGCTCATCTTCGTTGGGCGCGATGAGTGTGAGCTCATGTTGCAG TCCCGTAGCGTGGACAAGCAGCATGCTGTCATCAACTACGACCAAGACCGCGATGAGCACTGGGTGAAGGATCTGGGCAGTCTCAATGGG ACTTTTGTGAATGATGTACGCATCCCCGACCAGAAATACGTAACACTGAAGCTCAATGACGTCATCCGCTTTGGCTACG ATTCCAACATGTACGTTCTAGAGCGTGTGCAACACCGTGTGCCTGAGGAGGCACTCAAG CATGAGAAGTATACCAGCCAGCTGCAAATGAGTGTCAAGGGCTCCTTGCCCAAGATGGGTGAGGTGCTTCCAGAGCATACACCCTACTGTGAGTCCTCGCACCCCAGGCCAGAGAAGGGAGACCGAAGACCTGGAGCAG AGGCGGTGGCTTACCGCACTCCCCTGTATGGGCAACCCTCCTGGTGGGGTGAGGATGACAGTGTGGCTGCGCCTGAGGACCGGCGCCAGGAGGAGCCCTATCCAG AGTGCCCCAAGGAGCTGGTGCAGCAGGGTGGCGAGCTGGATGGCTGTCGTGCCCCTGTGGATCCACCAGTCCACTCATTCCGGCGAGAGCCCAGCTACTTTGAGATCCCCACGAAGGAGACCCCCCAGCTCCCACGCCCTCACGAGGTGTCAGAACAGGAAGTGCCCACAAAGGACCAGGAGGCAGATGGTGGCCGGCCGGCCCCTGTGGTGCAGAGCCATGCTTCCTTCACTATTGAGTTTGACGATTGCAGCCCCGGCAAGGTGAAGATCAAGGATCACATCACCAAGTTCTCCCTGCGCCAGCGGCGGCCCCCTGGCAAGGAAGCCACACCTGTGGAGATGGTCTCTGCGGAGACCAAGGTAGCCGACTGGCTGGTACAGAATGACCCGAGTCTGCTGCGCCGGACTGGTCCAGGGGATGACCGCCACAGCACCAAGAGTGACCTTCCCATACACACCCGTACCCTGAAAG GCCACAAGCATGAAGATGGCACTCAGAGTGACTCAGAGGACCCCTTAGCCAAGGCAGCCTCAGCAGCTGGAACTCCTACAGAGGCCAGTGGGGAGCAGGTGCGGCTACAGAGGCAGATCAAGCGGGACCCTCAGGAGCTTCTGCATAACCAGCAGGCCTTTGTCATCGAGTTCTTTGATGAGGACACACCCCGCAAGAAGCGCTCACAGTCCTTCACACACACCCCACTTGGGGACCCTAAGGTGGATAAGCGTCGAGGCCCTGGGGCTGCTGACAGAGAGCGTCCAGGTGCCCCTGCCAGAGTGGCAGGCAGCATCTCAGGACCCCAGAGGGCCAGTTCACTCAAGCGGGAGAAGACAGAAGAACGGTTGGGCAGCACCTCACCTGCCCCTCGTGCCACTGCCCGCCCTTTTGGCAGTGTGGGACGCCGTTCCCGCCTAGCTCAAGACTTCATGGCCCAGTGTCTGAGGGACAGCTCCCCGGCTACACGGCCTGCCCCTGAGAAGGTGCCCCCGATTCTGCCCACCCCCCTGACACCCCGTGAGGCCAGCCCTGTGACCCCTTCAACCACTCCACCTCCCCCTATGGACCCCCAGCTGACCAAGACACGTAGACAGGAGGAGGACGACAGCGTCAGTGACGCAGGCACCTACACCATTGAGACAGAGGCACAGGACAGGGAAGTGGAAGAGGCTCGGAAGATGATTGACCAG GTTTTTGGTGTGTTTGAGTCTCCTGAACTCTCCAGAGTGTCATCAGCCACCTTCCGCCCAGTTATCAGAGGGGACAAAGATGAGTCCAGTGATGGGGATGTGGCCCAGCGGATGGCTTTACTGCAAGAGTTTGCGTCCCGGCCAGCAGGCATGGCCCCCCAGATGGAGCAGCAG GGCCTCCTGGTTCCAGGCTCTCCTGGGGCTCAGAAGTGGGTGTCCCGCTGGGCCAGCCTGGCTGACAGCTACTCAGACCCTGGCCTTATTG AGGACAGCCCTGGACGTAGACCTGGAGAGCCTGAGGGGCCTCTGCCTGTGCGCACTCGGCGACTGCTTCCTCAGCTGCCCAGTGGTAGAGCTGACAGCCCTGCAGGTCCTGAGGCTGCAAGGCGGAGTGGCCCAGGGCCACCAGAGCTGAGCAGTGAGCAGGCCAACCACCTTATAAGCCAAGAAGACTTGGACCCTGACAGCCTTAGTGATGCCAGTGGGTCAGATGGGGGCCGGGGTGCTGAGCCAAGCACTGAGCGGCAGGAGGAACTGGCATGGGCCAGGGGGCGGCGCTCACCAAGGGCCCCTGGGGAGCCAGTCTCCACCACTTTCTTTATCAGTAACCAGAATGGGGAGGCCACCTTCTCCAGGAAACCATTTGTGACTTCTGGGGAAATGGTCGGCCCAGGGCAGGTGACTCAGGCAAGCCCCCCAGCAAGGGATGGCCTCTATGTCAGCAGCAGCGGGAGGATGGTCATTCAGCTTCACAGCGGGCGGTCCCCAGACCCAGAACCAGCCCCGCCAAAGGAGACCCTGGCCAGTGGGCAATCCCCAGAGTCTGACCTGGCTCCACCCAAGGAGGCATTGTCCTTCATCCGGCAAGAGAGCTTTACCAAGGAGCCAACCAGTGGATCCCCAGTGCCTGGCAAGCTTCCCCACATCTCCAGCCACCCACTGCTGCAGGACCTTGCAACAGCACGGGCCTCACGCATGGACTTCCACACACAGGACACTCACCTGATCTTGAAAGAAACTGAGACGGCTCTGGCGGCCCTGGAGGCCCGGCTGTTCTCCAAATCTGCAGATGAAGAGTGTGATGGGGGCAACACACCCAGGCCTCCAGAGGACTCCCTCTCAGGGGATTCAGATGTGGACACAGCCAGCACCATCAGCCTGCTCAGTGGCAAGAATGGACCTAGCCCAACAACTCCCCAGGCCTCAGGGCCACAGAAGGACAGCCTGCTGTCCCCACCGGCAGCAACAGACCCTGGGGGCGTCACCCTGAACAGTACCCGGGAGCGGCTGTCTGAGAAGCAGCAACGGGTACCAGGACCAGCAGACCTCAGCCGTGGAGAGCCCACAAGGCGCCTAGGTGTGCGGCGTGGCCATGGGCCTCAAGGGTCCTTGGACTGGCCTGATGAAGAGCGGGTCACCCCCCTTGCCCACCCACCCAGCTCCAACCATTTAACCTCTGAGGTTACTGGGGCAAATCGACCAGGGCCACGTCGGAAACCAGCTGCCCCTCCACCATCCCCAGCTGCCAGGGAGGAGCAGAGCCGCAGTTCCACCCCTGCCCAGAAGGTGCAGCAGGCACTGACCCGCTCCAACAGCCTGTCTACTCCacggcccaccagggcctcccggCTCAGGCGAGCCCGCCTGGGGGATGCCTCAGACACTGAGGCTTTGGATGGTGAACGTGGGGCCCCTGCCAACTCTGAGCCAGCAAGCCGGCCAGCTGCTGAACAAGCCAAGAAGCTGACACGCTTGGACATCCTAGCTATGCCCCGGAAGCGTGCTGGCTCCTTCACAGGGCCCAGTGACTCTGAGGCAGTCCCTGCTCGCACTGGCTTCTCTGGCCGCAGCGCTGAGCTGTCCTGCACCAGCCGtaaacccaccatggctgaggCCCGTGCTGCTGCCAGGAAGGCTGCTGCCAGCGCAGCCACCATGGGCCCACGCCAGCCCTTCAGCAGGGCCCGCCCGGGCAGTGCCAGATACTCCTCCA ACACGCGTCGCCGGCAGCAGGGCTCGGATTATACGTCCACCTCCGAGGAGGAATATGGGTCCCATCACGGCTCCCCCAAACATACACGCTCCCATGCTTCAACAGCCACGCAGACCCCGCGGGCTGGTAGCTCTGGCCGGGCTCGCTCCCGGATCCCTGGCCCTCGGGACACAGATGACGACGAGGAGGAGCCTGATCCCTATGGCTTCATCGTGCAGACAGCCGAGATCGCTGAGATCGCCAG GCTGAGCCAGACACTGGTGAAGGATGTGGCCATCCTGGCCCGAGAGATCCACGATGTAGCAGGAGATGGTGACTCgctgggctcaccagggcccacCCGTAGTCCTTCCCTTGGGAATGTGCCCAGTACCCCCGCCTCAACCATCTCTGCCCGTGAGGAG CTGGTGCAACGCATTCCAGAGGCCAGCCTCAACTTTCAGAAGGTGCCACCTGGCTCCATGAACTCTCGAGACTTGGACCAGAACATGAACGACAGCCGTGAGGATGCCCTAGCTAACAAGACAAGGCCTCGGAACCGTGAGGAG GTGATCTTTGACAACCTCATGCTGAACCCAGTGTCCCAGCTGTCACATGCCATACGTGAAAACACAGAGCACCTTGCTGAGAAGATGAA GATCCTCTTCCAGAACACAGGCCGGGCATGGGAGGACCTGGAGGCCAGGATCAACACTGAGAATGAAGTGCCCATCCTGAAGACCTCCAACAAG GAGATCAGCTCCATCCTGAAAGAACTGCGACGTGTACAAAAGCAGCTAGAAG TCATCAATGCCATCGTGGACCCCAGCATGAACCTTGACCTGCTCATGGGAAACAGGCCTCCTGTAGGGCCCACTCAGCCGGGGCTTGGGAAGGGTCGGCCAGCAGTACAGAGCCCATCTTTGCCTGCCTCAGACACCGTGCTGCCAGCCCTGCCCCTCAGGAGCTTCCCTCAACGGGCCAACTGTGGGTCTCCTGGCCTCCCGGAGCCCACCTTTCTCCCGGATGCTGAAAGGTTTCTGATCTAG